The Lysobacter enzymogenes genome window below encodes:
- a CDS encoding cytoplasmic protein, with product MQLAHARSVNHRDELLASERCGCFYCLRIFPPQAVHEWIDVAPDAADEIGTTALCPACGIDSVIGSASGLPIEPEFLKAMHRRWFGDA from the coding sequence TTGCAACTGGCCCACGCCCGCAGCGTCAATCATCGCGATGAATTGCTGGCCAGCGAACGCTGCGGCTGTTTTTATTGCCTGCGGATCTTCCCGCCGCAGGCCGTGCACGAATGGATCGATGTAGCGCCGGATGCTGCCGACGAGATCGGAACTACGGCGCTGTGCCCGGCCTGCGGCATCGATTCGGTGATCGGCTCTGCTTCGGGTTTACCGATAGAACCCGAATTCCTGAAGGCGATGCACCGCCGCTGGTTCGGCGATGCGTAG
- a CDS encoding alpha/beta fold hydrolase, whose protein sequence is MNALARSLVLAAALAANVAYADAPAPKPVKPSNRAEAVAIVAQARQIATPNGIDRSEKVRIGGIEQWISIRGNDRRNPVLLVVHGGPGYVSMPMSWWNGRGWEEYFTVVHWDQRASGKTHLLTPEDRIRPTLTAERMIDDVGEMVAWVRKDLGKDKIFLLGHSFGSYVGLETARRHPQWLHAYIGVGQATDSPESERRGWRFALDAAQRDGNAQAVRELQALAPYSAPGHPPTIEQIYAQRKWVAHYGGVMAYRRDNRSDSDLAKLSPDYSDEQLRALWQGNEFATPILLPPLLAHDIGANKTLDCPLILLLGRHDTNVSSEVAAEWFAQVRAPGKDLVWFEHSAHMPMTEEPGKFLLALVDKARPYAQKAGDAAP, encoded by the coding sequence ATGAACGCCCTAGCCCGCAGTCTGGTCCTCGCCGCCGCCCTGGCCGCCAACGTCGCCTACGCCGACGCGCCGGCGCCGAAACCGGTCAAACCGAGCAACCGCGCCGAAGCCGTCGCCATCGTCGCGCAAGCGCGGCAGATCGCGACCCCGAACGGGATCGACCGCAGCGAAAAAGTCCGCATCGGCGGCATCGAGCAATGGATCTCGATCCGCGGCAACGACCGCCGCAACCCGGTGCTGCTGGTCGTGCACGGCGGCCCCGGCTACGTGTCGATGCCGATGAGCTGGTGGAACGGCCGCGGCTGGGAGGAGTACTTCACCGTCGTCCACTGGGACCAGCGCGCGTCCGGCAAGACCCACCTGCTGACGCCGGAAGACCGGATACGTCCCACGCTCACGGCCGAGCGCATGATCGACGACGTCGGCGAGATGGTCGCCTGGGTACGCAAGGACCTGGGCAAGGACAAGATCTTCCTGCTCGGCCATTCCTTCGGCAGCTACGTCGGCCTGGAGACCGCGCGCCGGCACCCGCAGTGGCTGCACGCCTACATCGGTGTCGGCCAGGCGACCGACTCGCCGGAGAGCGAGCGTCGCGGCTGGCGCTTCGCGCTGGACGCCGCCCAGCGCGACGGCAACGCCCAGGCCGTGCGCGAACTCCAAGCGCTGGCGCCTTACTCCGCGCCGGGCCATCCGCCGACCATCGAGCAGATCTACGCCCAACGCAAATGGGTGGCGCACTACGGCGGCGTGATGGCGTATCGCCGCGACAACCGATCCGACAGCGATCTGGCCAAGCTGTCGCCGGACTACAGCGACGAGCAGTTGCGCGCGCTGTGGCAGGGCAACGAGTTCGCCACGCCGATCCTGCTGCCGCCGCTGCTCGCGCACGACATCGGCGCGAACAAGACCCTGGACTGCCCGCTGATCCTGCTGCTCGGCCGCCACGACACCAACGTCAGTTCCGAGGTCGCCGCCGAGTGGTTCGCCCAGGTGCGCGCGCCGGGCAAGGACCTGGTCTGGTTCGAGCATTCCGCGCACATGCCGATGACCGAGGAACCGGGCAAGTTCCTGCTGGCGCTGGTGGACAAGGCGCGGCCGTATGCGCAGAAGGCCGGCGACGCGGCGCCGTAA